The Coffea arabica cultivar ET-39 chromosome 4e, Coffea Arabica ET-39 HiFi, whole genome shotgun sequence genome includes a window with the following:
- the LOC113741031 gene encoding flavin-containing monooxygenase FMO GS-OX-like 8: MCVIGAGPSGLVAAGELRKEGHIVVVHEQNHDVGDFPFRVREGGDSRRFPGHKELLMCLREFCEWFGLRDMIRFNTRVDYVGMLNYSECNEHGLKWIVKSIEKKKAGDDNQKLVVEEVFDAVIVASGRYSQP; the protein is encoded by the exons ATGTGTGTTATAGGTGCAGGTCCATCAGGCCTGGTGGCTGCTGGGGAACTAAGAAAAGAAGGACATATTGTGGTGGTTCATGAACAAAATCATGATGTTGGAG ATTTTCCATTCAGAGTGAGGGAGGGTGGAGATAGTAGGAGATTTCCTGGCCATAAAGAACTTCTCATGTGCTTGAGAGAATTTTGTGAATGGTTTGGACTAAGGGATATGATCAGGTTCAACACTAGAGTCGATTATGTTGGAATGTTAAATTATTCCGAATGTAATGAGCATGGCTTGAAATGGATAGTGAAAAGCATAGAGAAGAAGAAGGCTGGTGATGATAATCAAAAGCTAGTGGTGGAAGAAGTTTTTGATGCGGTGATTGTAGCCTCAGGCCGTTATTCTCAGCCTTGA